Below is a genomic region from Vicinamibacterales bacterium.
TGAATGCGAGCTTTATGGTGCAGACGTCACGCTGGTTGATGGACTGATCACCGACGCCGGCCGCTTAGCAGCAGAGAGAGGTGGACCACTCGGATGGTACGATGTATCTACCTTAAAAGAGCCCTATCGAATAGAGGGCAAGAAGACGATGGCCTACGAATTAGCTGAGCAGCTTGACTGGGAATGGCCAGATTGGATTATTTACCCGACCGGCGGAGGCACGGGAATGGTTGGCATGTGGAAGGCAATGGACGAGCTCGAAACGATCGGCTGGGTTTCAAAGGGTCGGCGACCACGCATGGTTACCGTACAGGCGTCTGGGTGCGCACCAATCGTCAGAGCATTTGAGAAAGGCACCGAATTCGCTGAACCGTGGATTAACGCACATACCGTTGCCGATGGCTTACGTGTACCGAAAGCCATTGGGGACTTCCTCATCCTCAGAGCCCTTCGCGAAAGCGGCGGATGCGCGATCGCAGTCGATGATGTCGACATGGTTGGTTATATGCGCGATCTCGGCCACTACGAAGGCATCAGCGCCGCGCCTGAAGGTGGAGCCGCTCTTGGAGCCCTACATAAATTAATTGGCAATAACTCCATCAAACCGGAAGACAAGGTTGTTCTGTTTAACACGGGTGGAGCGCTAAAATACCTTGACGTTCTAGATTCCATCTGATTTCTGGTGACTCCAATTTCCCAGGGTAGTTTCTTTCCGCTCAAACAGCAGGTTTTAAGCGTATGCTAAAATCCCGAGTGCACGTAGTGCCGTTGGCAGCGCGCTCCTTTGAAATGGGCGGCTAGCTCAGTTGGGAGAGCGCGGCGTTCGCAACGCCGAGGTCGAGGGTTCGAGCCCCTTGCCGTCCACCACTCTGCCCTATCAGATTTTTTACTACAGTGCTATACAACGGCACCTTGACAGTACATTTCGGCGCCAGCGACAATACTCAAGATGTCAATATCACGAATCACCAAGGAAGAACTGAAAGAACGCCTCGAGGGCGTCGGGTCGTCGATGCCAATCATAGTTGACGTACGACTGAAGTATCCCTACGAACACAGTACCGTCACTCTGCCTGGGGCGCTTCGTGAACCAGATCCTTCAACCCTTCCACGTGGTCGGGAAATCGTTACTTACGACTCTGATCCCGAAGAGCTAGTGGGTGCAAAGTACGCAGCTACGTTGATCCGAAAAGGATTCCAAGCCCGTGTTCTAAAAGGCGGGATCGCCGAATGGATGGCCGCTAAGTATCCAACCGATACCAAAGCTGCACCGGTACAGGCTCCCCCAAAGGCCGGCTCATTGAAGGGTTAGCAATCCTTTCTC
It encodes:
- a CDS encoding rhodanese-like sulfurtransferase, producing the protein MSISRITKEELKERLEGVGSSMPIIVDVRLKYPYEHSTVTLPGALREPDPSTLPRGREIVTYDSDPEELVGAKYAATLIRKGFQARVLKGGIAEWMAAKYPTDTKAAPVQAPPKAGSLKG
- a CDS encoding threonine synthase, with protein sequence MSYVSHLECSANCGATPLDPHEQHHLCSCGMPLLVRYHLDRVANIWKKSTLVDRPPTMWRYKEMMPLLGDGEPVTLGEGFTPLFHAKSLGRKLGLQALYIKDESLNPTNSFKARGLSAAVTRARALKAHTLSVPSAGNAANAMAAYAAQAGIPAKVFMPKDVKRPFIRECELYGADVTLVDGLITDAGRLAAERGGPLGWYDVSTLKEPYRIEGKKTMAYELAEQLDWEWPDWIIYPTGGGTGMVGMWKAMDELETIGWVSKGRRPRMVTVQASGCAPIVRAFEKGTEFAEPWINAHTVADGLRVPKAIGDFLILRALRESGGCAIAVDDVDMVGYMRDLGHYEGISAAPEGGAALGALHKLIGNNSIKPEDKVVLFNTGGALKYLDVLDSI